One window of Gloeothece citriformis PCC 7424 genomic DNA carries:
- the hoxU gene encoding bidirectional hydrogenase complex protein HoxU — protein sequence MSVRTLTIDETPVAIEEGSTILEAAKQAGIRIPTLCHLPGITEVAACRLCLVEVEGWNKLVPACVTQVTEEMVVHTDTPKLKEYRRTIVELLFAEGNHVCAVCVANGNCELQDLAIEVGMDHTRFEYRFPNRDIDVSHPMFGIDHNRCVLCTRCVRVCDEIEGAHVWDVANRGANEKIISGLNQPWGTVSACTSCGKCVDACPTGAIFRKGSTVSEKQRDREKLEFLITARTEHQWTR from the coding sequence ATGTCGGTTAGAACTCTTACTATTGATGAAACTCCTGTTGCTATTGAAGAAGGATCGACCATTTTAGAGGCGGCTAAACAGGCAGGAATACGGATACCTACCCTTTGTCACTTACCCGGCATTACGGAAGTAGCGGCTTGTCGTTTATGTTTGGTAGAAGTTGAGGGATGGAATAAACTGGTTCCGGCTTGTGTGACTCAGGTGACAGAAGAAATGGTGGTTCATACTGACACCCCAAAACTCAAAGAATATCGTCGCACGATCGTAGAATTGTTATTTGCAGAAGGCAACCATGTTTGCGCGGTATGTGTCGCCAATGGAAATTGTGAATTACAAGACTTAGCGATCGAGGTGGGAATGGATCATACTCGCTTTGAGTATCGTTTCCCCAACCGAGACATAGATGTATCTCATCCCATGTTTGGCATCGATCACAACCGTTGCGTCTTGTGTACTCGCTGTGTCCGAGTCTGTGACGAAATAGAAGGGGCCCACGTTTGGGATGTGGCAAACCGAGGCGCAAACGAGAAAATTATCTCTGGACTTAACCAACCTTGGGGAACGGTTTCTGCTTGTACTTCTTGCGGTAAATGTGTTGATGCTTGTCCTACCGGGGCGATCTTCCGCAAAGGATCAACTGTATCTGAAAAACAACGCGATCGGGAAAAATTAGAATTCCTCATCACCGCCAGAACCGAACACCAATGGACTAGATAG
- the hcp gene encoding hydroxylamine reductase → MFCEQCEQTASGNGCHQWGACGKSPEVNAVQDLLIYCLRGLATVVLKARENHIPTQKMDVFICEALFATMTNVNFNNKSLTEYLKTCINLREKLKQTLEETLNTPPSWSDLSNYQPDWEDSLVTQGETLVHRFISRSSNDLDIISLKLTVLYGLKGVASYTFHAQELGQEDEKVYQFIEDALVKLERTDLSLQEWIDLALKVGEINLRAMELLDAGHTQTYGHPTPTQVPLNPKKGKAILVSGHDIRQLEAILQQTADKDITVYTHGELLPAHGYPKLKQNYPHLYGHYGTAWQNQTKDFAKFPGAIIITTNCLMPPHETYDEKLFTIGPVSYPHLTYLPPTETGIPDYSPAIKKACLMPGFTEETEPRHVMVGFARNTVLSVSDQVIEGVKTGKIRHFFLVGGCDGAKPGRTYYTELVEKVPSDCIVLTLACGKFRFFDKQLGEIEGLPRLMDVGQCNDAYSAIQIALGLANAFNVSVNEIPLSLILSWYEQKAIAVLLTLLYLGIQNIRLGPTLPAFITPNVLQFLQDNYHLQPITTPDEDLAACLN, encoded by the coding sequence ATGTTTTGCGAACAATGTGAACAAACAGCCAGTGGCAACGGGTGTCATCAATGGGGCGCTTGTGGAAAAAGTCCCGAAGTCAACGCCGTACAAGACTTATTAATTTACTGCCTACGGGGTTTAGCCACCGTCGTCCTCAAAGCCAGAGAAAACCACATTCCTACCCAAAAAATGGACGTTTTCATCTGTGAGGCACTCTTTGCCACCATGACCAATGTTAACTTTAATAACAAAAGCTTGACAGAATACCTAAAAACCTGCATAAATTTACGAGAGAAATTAAAACAGACCCTCGAAGAAACCCTTAACACCCCACCATCTTGGTCAGACCTATCTAACTATCAACCCGACTGGGAAGACAGCTTAGTCACCCAAGGAGAAACCCTCGTTCATCGCTTCATCAGTCGGTCATCGAACGATCTTGATATCATCTCCCTCAAACTTACCGTACTCTACGGACTAAAAGGCGTTGCTTCCTATACCTTCCACGCCCAAGAATTAGGACAAGAAGATGAAAAAGTGTATCAATTTATTGAAGACGCTTTAGTTAAACTGGAGAGAACAGATCTCAGTTTACAAGAGTGGATAGACCTCGCTTTAAAAGTAGGTGAAATTAACTTACGGGCAATGGAATTATTAGACGCTGGTCATACTCAAACCTATGGTCATCCTACCCCTACCCAAGTCCCTTTAAACCCGAAAAAAGGCAAAGCAATTTTAGTTTCCGGTCATGATATCCGACAACTAGAAGCCATTTTACAACAAACCGCCGATAAGGATATTACCGTTTATACTCACGGAGAATTATTACCTGCTCACGGCTATCCAAAACTTAAACAGAATTACCCCCATTTATACGGACATTATGGCACAGCTTGGCAAAATCAAACCAAAGACTTTGCTAAATTTCCAGGGGCAATTATTATCACCACTAACTGTTTAATGCCTCCCCATGAAACCTACGACGAAAAACTCTTTACCATCGGGCCAGTGAGTTATCCTCATTTGACCTATCTTCCCCCAACAGAAACGGGAATTCCTGACTACAGTCCGGCGATTAAAAAAGCCTGTTTAATGCCAGGGTTTACCGAAGAAACCGAACCTCGTCACGTGATGGTTGGCTTTGCGAGAAATACAGTTTTATCGGTATCAGATCAAGTCATTGAAGGAGTTAAAACCGGCAAAATTCGGCACTTTTTCCTAGTCGGAGGATGTGACGGGGCAAAACCCGGACGAACTTACTATACAGAGTTAGTTGAAAAAGTCCCATCTGACTGTATTGTCTTAACTCTGGCTTGTGGTAAGTTCCGATTTTTCGATAAACAACTGGGAGAAATTGAAGGACTTCCCCGCTTAATGGATGTGGGACAATGTAATGATGCTTATTCCGCTATTCAGATAGCGTTAGGATTAGCAAATGCTTTTAATGTGAGTGTTAATGAGATTCCTTTATCTCTCATTCTTTCTTGGTATGAACAAAAAGCGATCGCGGTTTTACTGACCCTGTTATATTTGGGAATTCAAAACATCCGTTTAGGCCCGACTCTGCCGGCTTTTATTACGCCGAATGTGCTGCAATTTTTACAAGATAACTATCATCTTCAACCTATTACTACTCCGGATGAAGATCTAGCCGCTTGTTTAAATTAA
- the nuoF gene encoding NADH-quinone oxidoreductase subunit NuoF, translated as MDLAELLDIAQQERDKQKPIRVHCCTSTGCEAANSLEVKKNLQKAVKEGKLEDKVEVIGVGCMGFCGKGPLVQIDPEDTLYEEVTPSQAASIINSLDGGTSDAAQGDSHHPFFSRQVRIVREHTGKVDPERIESYIAVGGYQSLYKALYEMSSPEVISEIQKSGLRGRGGGGYPTGLKWATVAKMPGKQKYVICNGDEGDPGAFMDRSILESDPHLVLEGMAIAAYAVGADHGYIYVRAEYPLAIKRLEKAIAQAKKYGILGSQIFESPFDFKIDIRIGAGAFVCGEETALIHSIEGQRGNPRTRPPYPAEVGLWGCPTLINNVETYANIAAIIRKGGDWYSSIGTETSKGTKIFALTGKIRNNGLIEVPMGITLREIVEEMGGGVPDGEVKAVQTGGPSGGCIPADLLDTPVDYNSLTKLGSMMGSGGMVVMDKETSMVEVAKFYMEFCQEESCGKCVPCRAGTVQMYELLKKLVNRQATPADIEKLEALCLAVKETSLCGLGQSAPNPVLSTLHYFREEYEALLVSQQ; from the coding sequence ATGGATTTAGCCGAACTTTTAGACATTGCCCAACAAGAACGAGACAAACAAAAACCGATTCGAGTCCATTGTTGTACTTCAACCGGATGTGAAGCCGCCAATTCTTTAGAAGTCAAAAAAAATCTCCAAAAAGCAGTTAAAGAGGGAAAATTAGAGGACAAAGTTGAGGTCATTGGGGTAGGTTGTATGGGGTTTTGTGGCAAAGGCCCTTTAGTGCAAATCGATCCAGAAGATACCTTATATGAAGAAGTGACCCCGTCCCAAGCGGCCAGTATTATCAACTCTCTCGACGGAGGAACATCGGACGCGGCACAAGGAGATTCCCATCATCCCTTTTTTAGCCGTCAAGTCAGAATAGTTCGAGAACATACCGGTAAAGTTGATCCAGAACGGATCGAATCTTATATCGCTGTCGGAGGCTATCAGTCCCTTTATAAAGCCCTTTATGAGATGTCCTCTCCAGAAGTCATCAGCGAAATTCAGAAAAGTGGATTGAGGGGACGAGGAGGCGGAGGCTACCCCACCGGACTGAAATGGGCTACTGTCGCTAAAATGCCCGGCAAACAAAAATATGTCATCTGTAACGGAGATGAAGGAGATCCGGGGGCATTTATGGATCGTAGTATCTTAGAAAGTGACCCCCATTTAGTTCTAGAAGGAATGGCCATCGCTGCCTATGCGGTTGGGGCAGATCACGGCTATATTTATGTCCGTGCAGAATATCCCTTAGCCATTAAACGCCTCGAAAAAGCGATCGCCCAAGCGAAAAAATATGGTATTTTAGGCAGTCAAATTTTTGAATCCCCCTTTGACTTTAAAATAGACATCCGCATTGGGGCAGGGGCGTTTGTGTGTGGAGAAGAAACCGCCCTGATTCATTCTATTGAAGGACAACGAGGAAACCCTCGGACTCGTCCCCCCTATCCGGCAGAAGTGGGACTTTGGGGATGTCCTACCCTGATTAATAACGTAGAAACCTATGCCAATATTGCCGCCATTATTCGTAAAGGAGGAGACTGGTATAGTAGCATTGGCACAGAAACCAGTAAAGGCACAAAAATCTTTGCCCTGACCGGTAAAATTCGCAATAATGGCCTCATTGAAGTGCCGATGGGCATCACCCTACGGGAAATTGTAGAAGAAATGGGGGGAGGAGTTCCGGATGGAGAAGTCAAAGCCGTACAAACCGGCGGGCCTTCAGGAGGATGTATTCCGGCTGACCTTTTAGACACTCCCGTTGACTACAACTCTTTAACCAAATTAGGGTCAATGATGGGGTCAGGGGGTATGGTCGTAATGGATAAAGAGACTTCTATGGTAGAAGTCGCTAAATTTTATATGGAATTTTGCCAAGAAGAATCCTGTGGTAAATGCGTTCCCTGTCGCGCCGGCACCGTCCAAATGTATGAACTCTTGAAAAAACTGGTCAACCGACAAGCCACTCCAGCAGACATCGAAAAATTAGAAGCCCTCTGTCTAGCCGTCAAAGAAACCAGTTTATGTGGGTTAGGACAAAGCGCCCCCAACCCAGTTTTAAGTACCCTACACTATTTCCGAGAAGAATATGAAGCCTTATTAGTCAGTCAACAGTGA
- the hoxE gene encoding bidirectional hydrogenase complex protein HoxE — MQTVNPKAKTTEHPSGDKRFKVLDITMKRNQYRQDALIEVLHKAQEAFGYLEDDVLLYIARHLKLPLSRVYGVATFYHLFSLKPSGEHTCVVCLGTACYVKGGDKILSDLEKQLGIKVGETSPDGKVSLVSARCIGACGIAPAVVFDGAVAGKQDSQSVIEKIETW; from the coding sequence ATGCAAACCGTAAATCCCAAAGCAAAAACAACAGAACATCCGAGTGGAGATAAACGCTTCAAAGTTTTAGATATTACCATGAAGCGGAATCAATATCGCCAAGATGCTTTAATAGAAGTTCTCCACAAAGCACAAGAAGCATTTGGCTATCTCGAAGATGATGTTTTGTTATATATTGCCAGACATCTAAAACTTCCCCTCAGTCGCGTTTATGGAGTAGCAACCTTTTATCATCTATTTTCCCTTAAACCGAGTGGAGAACATACTTGTGTCGTTTGTTTAGGAACAGCCTGTTATGTCAAAGGAGGAGACAAAATCCTCTCAGATTTAGAAAAACAACTCGGAATTAAAGTCGGAGAAACTAGCCCAGATGGAAAAGTTTCCTTAGTGTCAGCCCGATGTATTGGTGCTTGTGGAATTGCGCCGGCAGTGGTATTTGATGGGGCAGTGGCCGGTAAACAAGACTCCCAAAGTGTCATCGAAAAAATTGAAACTTGGTAA
- a CDS encoding NotI family restriction endonuclease gives MSKVIELFGNSKTKPDVNWLDIVANQPCPYLQKRCIKIRKSQPEISIGTCSVIYGKKAIPIIICPHRMLERKQVFIDCLHLLTTHQPGNELHIISEVAIPGGNVDYFLISVNGSKVKDFVGIELQTLDTTGTVWPERQRLLEELGVPVDAPKSKDSKSFGMNWKMTAKTILVQLHHKIETFENINKKLVLVIQDCFLHYIQREFNFSHVSHQAQLGDSLHIHTYTMELQINQSFKLALDSRLSTDANGIARCLDLQAQANIELEQIIQTLEARISDNTLLSF, from the coding sequence ATGAGCAAAGTTATCGAATTATTTGGCAACTCAAAAACTAAACCTGACGTAAATTGGTTGGATATAGTAGCGAATCAGCCTTGTCCCTACTTGCAAAAACGCTGCATTAAAATTCGCAAGAGTCAGCCAGAAATTTCTATTGGAACTTGCTCAGTAATATATGGAAAAAAAGCCATTCCGATAATTATTTGTCCTCACCGTATGCTGGAACGAAAGCAAGTTTTTATTGATTGCTTACATTTACTTACTACTCATCAACCTGGAAATGAGCTACATATTATTTCTGAAGTTGCAATTCCCGGAGGCAATGTTGATTACTTTTTAATTTCTGTGAATGGTAGTAAAGTTAAAGATTTTGTTGGAATTGAATTACAAACTTTAGACACTACTGGCACTGTTTGGCCAGAGCGACAACGTCTTCTTGAAGAACTTGGTGTTCCCGTTGATGCTCCTAAAAGTAAAGATAGTAAATCTTTTGGTATGAACTGGAAAATGACGGCAAAAACAATATTAGTTCAGTTACATCATAAAATTGAGACATTTGAAAATATCAATAAAAAACTGGTTCTTGTAATTCAAGATTGCTTTCTTCACTATATACAGCGTGAATTTAACTTCTCCCATGTTAGTCATCAAGCTCAATTAGGTGACTCATTACATATTCATACTTATACAATGGAGCTACAAATTAACCAATCATTCAAACTAGCTTTGGATTCTCGTTTAAGTACCGATGCTAATGGGATTGCTCGATGTCTTGATCTCCAAGCACAAGCGAATATTGAACTTGAACAGATAATTCAAACTCTTGAAGCTAGAATATCCGACAATACTCTCTTGAGTTTTTAA
- a CDS encoding DNA-methyltransferase, whose product MKEKGNHKIVKEKESYLSLSHGSDIIDKNFSDEFKNYFSHPNTTPLFILGNAVEVLKQFPSESIDCCMTSPPYWGKREYQSGGIGLEKNFHDYIKNLCLVFLEIKRILKNEGSFWLNLGDSYEQKHLLGLPWRIALLLTDDQGWILRNSIIWNKVKGGLDNSKDRLRNIHENVFHFVKQPKDYYYDVDAIRSTPRKSKIVNGAVISATGVTGIRYKRQIELSTKLSQEEKTHAYIALEKIISEVASGQIADFRMIIRGQQRTTHSNSESVSGRAKELKEKGFYFLKYHPKGAKPGDVWEILPEDSQNRKIHFAPYPLDLCKIPISATCPPNGIVLDPFAGIGTTMVVAHLLKRKSIGIDICRHYLELAQKRTQLIL is encoded by the coding sequence ATGAAAGAAAAAGGTAATCATAAAATAGTTAAGGAAAAAGAATCTTACCTTTCCTTATCTCATGGCAGTGATATTATAGATAAAAATTTCAGCGATGAGTTTAAAAATTATTTCTCTCATCCTAATACTACCCCTTTGTTTATTTTAGGTAATGCTGTCGAAGTTTTGAAACAATTCCCAAGCGAGTCCATTGACTGCTGTATGACTAGCCCTCCTTATTGGGGTAAGCGAGAATATCAAAGCGGTGGAATTGGATTAGAAAAAAATTTTCATGATTATATCAAAAATTTATGCTTAGTTTTTCTAGAAATAAAGCGTATTTTAAAAAATGAAGGCTCTTTTTGGCTTAATTTAGGCGATTCTTATGAGCAAAAACATCTTTTAGGACTGCCTTGGCGGATAGCTCTTCTTTTAACTGATGATCAGGGTTGGATTCTTAGAAATAGTATTATTTGGAATAAAGTTAAAGGAGGACTTGATAATAGCAAGGACAGATTAAGAAATATTCATGAAAATGTTTTTCATTTTGTCAAACAACCCAAAGATTATTATTATGATGTTGATGCAATTCGTTCGACTCCAAGAAAATCTAAAATTGTCAATGGTGCAGTCATATCCGCAACCGGTGTAACAGGTATTCGCTATAAACGTCAAATTGAACTATCTACAAAACTTTCACAAGAAGAAAAAACTCATGCTTACATTGCTTTAGAAAAAATTATTAGCGAAGTTGCAAGTGGACAAATTGCTGATTTTAGAATGATTATTCGAGGACAACAACGTACAACTCACTCTAATTCAGAATCTGTATCTGGACGAGCTAAAGAACTTAAGGAAAAAGGTTTTTATTTTTTGAAGTATCATCCTAAAGGAGCAAAACCTGGTGATGTTTGGGAAATTTTGCCAGAGGATAGTCAAAACCGAAAAATACATTTTGCTCCTTATCCTCTTGATCTGTGTAAAATTCCTATTTCTGCTACCTGTCCACCTAATGGGATAGTTCTTGATCCTTTTGCCGGAATTGGTACAACAATGGTTGTGGCTCATTTATTGAAAAGGAAATCTATTGGTATTGATATTTGTCGTCATTATTTAGAACTCGCTCAAAAGAGGACACAATTGATTTTATGA
- a CDS encoding pantothenate kinase, with protein sequence MMNELSFRWLGLMIGNSRLHWAKFEGKTLEGTWDSEHAQIDFSILENLPLCIASVVPTQTEIWQRYPLATLITLQDIPLKGLYSTLGIDRALALWGAGQTYGFPCLVIDGGTALTFTAGTSDRTLIGGAILPGLRLQLQSLETKTGALPQVSLPDRLPPRWAINTPEAIQSGVIYSLLAGLTDFITHWWTLFPDAQVVMTGGDGQLLHRYLSSEYPEIAQKIRVASELIFWGMREIKLLDA encoded by the coding sequence ATGATGAATGAGTTAAGTTTTCGTTGGTTAGGATTAATGATTGGTAATTCGCGGTTACATTGGGCTAAATTTGAAGGCAAAACTTTAGAGGGGACATGGGATAGTGAACACGCTCAGATAGATTTTTCTATCCTAGAAAATTTACCTTTATGTATTGCCTCAGTTGTACCTACCCAAACGGAAATTTGGCAACGTTACCCCCTAGCCACACTGATCACGTTACAAGATATTCCTCTTAAAGGACTATATTCAACCTTGGGAATCGATCGCGCTTTAGCTTTATGGGGAGCGGGTCAAACTTATGGGTTTCCCTGTTTAGTGATTGATGGGGGAACTGCCTTAACCTTTACCGCAGGGACAAGCGATCGCACTTTAATCGGAGGGGCAATTTTACCCGGATTGAGATTACAACTCCAGTCTCTAGAAACAAAAACGGGGGCATTACCCCAAGTTAGTTTACCTGATCGTTTACCGCCTCGTTGGGCAATAAATACACCAGAAGCGATTCAAAGTGGGGTTATTTATTCCCTTTTAGCTGGCCTCACCGATTTTATAACTCATTGGTGGACTCTATTTCCTGATGCTCAAGTTGTCATGACAGGAGGAGATGGTCAATTATTACACCGTTATTTGTCGAGTGAGTATCCCGAAATAGCCCAAAAGATAAGGGTTGCTTCGGAGTTAATTTTTTGGGGGATGAGAGAGATTAAACTGTTAGACGCTTAA
- a CDS encoding MFS transporter, translated as MNPYKTFKTLVPEQRKNLLILFATGLLYWIGITIFLPILPLYVEHLGGTKQQIGMVMGSFAIGLILSRTWLGEIADYRGRKIVVIIGTIVAFLSPIGYLVANSIVHLIAVRAFNGISVAAFTTGYNALVTDLAPVKQRGEIIGYMNLSVPLGMALGPALGAILLPQIGYKVLFGCIAGLAFLTCTLSSQVREKNHPLASSEQHQQQNQPSRSFWQLLTSRSLFVPSLIFLLIGMMFGVLVTFLPLYKREMAGLFYSTAAIASFSCRIFVGQASDRYGRGLFISLSLICYTMSMVLLSISESSVGFIMAAILEGTGGGILIPMMLALISDRSYSSERGRVFAVGVSGFDVGIAISGPLLGFLNWEYPSMFALAASFAGIGFLLFITQSNRNIIHSLRFACGLEGDRYAVEEKTLNQ; from the coding sequence GTGAATCCCTATAAAACCTTTAAAACATTAGTACCTGAGCAGCGTAAAAACCTACTTATCCTTTTTGCCACTGGGCTATTGTATTGGATAGGTATCACAATTTTTTTACCCATATTACCCCTATATGTAGAACATCTGGGAGGAACAAAGCAACAAATTGGGATGGTGATGGGATCATTTGCCATCGGATTAATTTTATCTCGTACCTGGCTAGGAGAAATCGCCGATTATCGGGGACGAAAAATCGTTGTTATTATCGGAACGATCGTGGCGTTTTTATCTCCTATTGGGTATCTTGTCGCCAATTCTATTGTGCATTTGATAGCGGTAAGGGCGTTTAATGGGATTAGTGTGGCGGCTTTTACCACAGGATATAATGCTTTGGTGACGGATTTAGCCCCAGTCAAACAAAGAGGAGAAATTATTGGCTATATGAATTTATCCGTTCCTCTGGGAATGGCATTAGGTCCGGCTTTGGGGGCAATTTTATTACCTCAAATAGGGTATAAAGTATTATTTGGGTGTATAGCTGGATTAGCATTTTTAACTTGTACCTTATCGAGTCAAGTTCGAGAAAAAAATCATCCTTTGGCATCTTCGGAGCAACATCAGCAGCAAAATCAACCGAGTCGGAGTTTTTGGCAATTATTAACCAGTCGTTCTTTATTCGTTCCGTCCCTAATTTTTTTGTTGATCGGGATGATGTTTGGAGTATTAGTGACGTTTCTGCCACTTTATAAGCGAGAGATGGCCGGTTTATTTTATTCTACAGCAGCGATCGCTAGTTTTAGCTGTCGAATTTTTGTCGGTCAAGCGTCCGATCGTTATGGTCGAGGCTTATTTATTTCCCTCAGTTTAATTTGTTATACGATGTCGATGGTTTTGCTGTCTATTTCCGAGAGTTCTGTTGGGTTTATTATGGCGGCTATTTTAGAAGGAACGGGAGGAGGAATTTTAATCCCAATGATGTTAGCGTTAATTTCCGATCGCTCTTATAGTTCGGAGAGAGGACGAGTTTTTGCGGTGGGGGTAAGTGGGTTTGATGTGGGAATTGCGATTTCTGGGCCTTTATTAGGGTTTCTCAATTGGGAATATCCGTCGATGTTTGCTTTGGCGGCGAGTTTTGCGGGGATAGGGTTTTTGTTATTTATCACCCAGTCTAATCGAAATATCATTCATTCCCTGCGGTTTGCTTGCGGTTTAGAGGGCGATCGCTATGCGGTAGAAGAAAAAACCTTAAATCAATAA
- a CDS encoding rhomboid family intramembrane serine protease, protein MVPLRDENPTELTPYVTIGLIIVNVLVFINEISLSPPQLEQFFQLFAVIPEQLTGSFFGVAINQPIPEWLTLFTSQFLHAGFLHIIGNMLFLWIFGNNVEDKLGHVKYLIFYLSCGVLASLTQWYFSPFSSIPSLGASGAIAGVMGAYILKFPQAEVITLIPLGFFFWTVRIPAIFFLGFWFIQQAFNGFSSLRVPASVGMENGGIAYWAHAGGFIFGVILGPVLGLLSDSKRKTE, encoded by the coding sequence ATGGTTCCTTTACGTGATGAAAATCCGACTGAATTAACTCCTTATGTCACGATTGGTTTAATTATTGTTAATGTTTTAGTTTTTATTAATGAAATAAGTTTAAGTCCTCCCCAATTAGAGCAATTTTTTCAACTGTTTGCGGTTATTCCGGAACAATTAACGGGGAGTTTTTTTGGGGTTGCTATTAATCAACCCATTCCTGAATGGCTGACTCTATTTACCTCACAATTTTTACACGCCGGATTTTTGCATATTATTGGTAATATGCTTTTTTTATGGATTTTTGGCAATAATGTAGAGGACAAACTCGGTCATGTAAAATATTTAATTTTTTATCTAAGTTGTGGGGTTTTAGCGTCTTTAACTCAATGGTATTTTTCTCCTTTTTCGAGTATACCTTCTTTAGGAGCTAGTGGAGCGATCGCCGGAGTAATGGGGGCTTATATTTTAAAATTTCCCCAAGCAGAAGTCATTACCTTAATTCCTCTGGGGTTTTTCTTTTGGACAGTGAGAATACCGGCGATTTTCTTTTTAGGGTTTTGGTTTATACAACAAGCATTTAATGGGTTTTCCAGTTTAAGAGTTCCGGCCAGTGTCGGGATGGAAAACGGGGGAATTGCTTATTGGGCCCATGCGGGGGGTTTTATATTTGGTGTTATTTTAGGGCCTGTATTAGGATTGCTTTCAGATTCAAAAAGAAAGACAGAATAA
- a CDS encoding ABC transporter permease, giving the protein MTLTTNTLLKPPSSNSLWINAWRRFRQDKLAILGMIILGGILIGIILCPLIYSVPIDKIDFSLSTLPPSWEHPFGTNDLGQDQLARVLFGGRISMTVALAAVLVAISLGTLVGAIAGFYGGMIDTVLMRLTDLFLSLPQLPLLLLVVYLFRESIKTVFGPEMGIFVLVVLVIGGLNWMSVARLVRANFLKLREMEYVSAATALGAQPRRLIVVHILPNVLSVIIVAATLAVGDAIITESTLSFLGLGFPPDVPTWGQMLFTAKDYLTSAPYLAFFPGMAIFLTVLSINYIGDGLRDALDPKNSR; this is encoded by the coding sequence ATGACTCTCACTACTAATACCCTCCTTAAACCTCCCTCTTCTAATAGTCTTTGGATTAATGCTTGGCGACGGTTTCGTCAAGATAAACTCGCTATTTTAGGAATGATTATTTTAGGGGGAATTCTGATCGGGATTATCTTATGCCCTCTCATTTATTCCGTTCCTATCGATAAAATTGACTTTAGTCTGTCGACTCTTCCTCCCAGTTGGGAACATCCTTTTGGCACAAATGACCTAGGACAAGATCAACTCGCTAGAGTATTATTTGGTGGACGGATATCGATGACAGTGGCTTTAGCGGCGGTGTTGGTGGCTATCTCCCTCGGAACGTTAGTCGGTGCGATCGCTGGTTTTTACGGAGGAATGATCGATACTGTCTTAATGCGACTGACGGATTTATTTTTATCTCTGCCTCAGTTACCCCTACTCTTATTGGTAGTCTATTTATTTCGTGAGTCTATTAAAACGGTTTTTGGCCCTGAAATGGGAATTTTTGTCTTAGTGGTGTTGGTTATTGGTGGACTCAACTGGATGTCTGTGGCACGATTAGTTAGGGCTAATTTTTTGAAATTGCGAGAGATGGAATATGTCAGCGCCGCCACCGCCTTAGGGGCCCAACCTCGTCGGTTAATTGTGGTACATATTCTTCCTAATGTCCTCAGTGTGATTATTGTCGCCGCAACTTTAGCCGTTGGAGATGCTATTATCACTGAGTCTACCCTCAGTTTTTTGGGGTTAGGGTTTCCTCCCGATGTACCCACTTGGGGACAAATGTTATTTACCGCTAAAGATTATTTAACCTCTGCTCCCTATTTAGCTTTTTTTCCAGGAATGGCAATTTTTTTAACGGTTTTGAGTATTAATTATATCGGAGATGGACTCCGAGATGCCCTCGATCCTAAAAATAGTCGTTAA